Proteins encoded by one window of Mesorhizobium sp. INR15:
- the cydB gene encoding cytochrome d ubiquinol oxidase subunit II, producing the protein MIDFLFNYETLRIIWWVLLGVLLIGFAVTDGFDMGVGALLPFVAKTDIERRVAINTIGPVWEGNQVWFVLGGGAIFAAWPALYALSFSGFYLAMFLVLFAMILRPVAFKYRSKREDARWRSNWDWAVFIGGAVPALIFGVAVGNALRGVPFHFSTDLRPFYEGTLFGLLNPVALYCGLVSLSMLVMHGAAWLAFKAEGPVADRARIIGGKAALAAAVLFAGGGVLVWLGLLGGYEVTSAVVWDGPSNPLGKTVIANANGWLRNFYATPALCLVPALGIVAPLSAAAGFRARREGLTFLASKLGIFCIIATVGLAMFPIILPSSTNPGHSLAVFDASSSRATLRNMLIATVIFLPLILAYTAWVYSVLWGKVSEASVRGAGSSAY; encoded by the coding sequence ATGATCGATTTTCTCTTCAACTATGAAACCCTGCGGATCATATGGTGGGTGCTTCTTGGCGTCCTTTTGATCGGCTTCGCGGTCACGGACGGCTTTGACATGGGTGTCGGGGCATTGCTGCCCTTCGTCGCAAAAACAGACATCGAGCGGCGCGTTGCCATCAACACCATCGGACCGGTCTGGGAGGGCAATCAGGTCTGGTTCGTGCTCGGCGGCGGCGCCATCTTCGCTGCGTGGCCGGCGCTCTACGCGTTGAGCTTCTCCGGCTTCTACCTCGCCATGTTCCTGGTTCTGTTCGCGATGATCCTGCGGCCGGTTGCCTTCAAGTACCGTTCCAAGCGGGAAGACGCCCGCTGGCGTTCGAACTGGGACTGGGCGGTGTTCATCGGCGGCGCCGTGCCGGCGCTCATCTTCGGCGTGGCGGTGGGCAATGCCCTGAGAGGTGTGCCGTTCCATTTCTCCACCGACTTGCGGCCGTTCTACGAGGGTACCCTGTTCGGCCTGCTCAATCCGGTGGCGCTCTATTGCGGCCTTGTTTCGCTTTCCATGCTTGTCATGCACGGCGCGGCGTGGCTGGCCTTTAAGGCGGAAGGGCCGGTGGCTGACCGCGCCCGCATCATTGGCGGCAAGGCCGCGCTGGCCGCTGCTGTTCTGTTCGCCGGCGGCGGTGTGCTTGTCTGGCTCGGGCTGCTAGGCGGCTATGAGGTGACGAGCGCCGTCGTCTGGGATGGCCCGTCCAATCCGCTTGGCAAGACCGTGATCGCAAACGCGAACGGCTGGCTGCGCAACTTCTACGCCACGCCGGCTCTGTGCCTGGTGCCCGCGCTGGGTATCGTGGCGCCGCTGAGCGCCGCCGCCGGGTTCAGGGCGCGACGCGAAGGCCTCACCTTCCTGGCGTCGAAACTTGGCATTTTCTGCATCATCGCGACTGTCGGTCTTGCGATGTTCCCGATCATCCTGCCGTCGAGCACGAATCCGGGCCATTCGCTTGCCGTGTTCGACGCATCCTCAAGCCGGGCGACGCTGCGCAACATGCTGATCGCAACCGTGATCTTCCTGCCGCTCATCCTCGCCTACACGGCGTGGGTCTACAGCGTGCTTTGGGGGAAGGTCAGCGAAGCTTCCGTGCGCGGCGCCGGTTCTTCGGCTTATTGA
- the cydX gene encoding cytochrome bd-I oxidase subunit CydX, whose protein sequence is MWYFAWILGLGLATTVGILNALWYELRAVRAQPSEQIEHLEAP, encoded by the coding sequence ATGTGGTACTTCGCCTGGATCCTCGGCCTCGGACTGGCCACCACGGTCGGCATCCTGAATGCCCTCTGGTATGAATTGCGCGCGGTTCGCGCGCAGCCCTCCGAACAAATTGAACACTTGGAAGCACCGTGA